The Verrucomicrobium spinosum DSM 4136 = JCM 18804 DNA segment TCCAGAGTTCCTTGCCCGTTATGGGATCGAACGCGCAGGCGCGCCCCGGGTAGGTCATGATGAGCTCGTAGCGACTGCCGACCTTCCGCAGCAGCGGATCGCTCCAGGAGCCGAGCCAGGTTTTGTTCCCCTCCTCGCCCGAAGCGCCGCCGGGTTCCTTGTGCTCCCAGAGGGTCTTGCCCGTCTTCTTGTCCACACAGAGCAGGGCGGTGTTCTCCCCGGGGCCGAAGTTCAAGAACACGCGGTCACCGGCCAGCACGGGTGAGGCGGCATTGCCCCAGATGTGATGTTGTTTCCCGAGATCCGTGCGGTGCCAGAGCTCCTTCCCGGCGAAGTCGTAGGCATAGAGCCCGGCGGAGCCAAAGGAGACCACGACCCGCTCGCCATCGGTGGCGGGTGAGGCGGAGCAGTAGGGGTTGGTGGCGTGGGTGGTCTCGGGCTCGGTGTAGCTCACGCCCTGCTGCCAGAGCACCTTGCCGGTCTTGCGATCCAGGCACAAGAGCTCGCGTCGACCGCCCGCCGCCGCCTGGGTGAGGAAGACCTTGTCCCCCCAGACCACGGGAGTGGAGTTGCCCCGGTCCGGGAGGGGCACCTTCCACTTCACATTGGCGGAGGTGGCGCTCCAGGTGGTGGGCAGGCCGGTCTCCTCCGTGACGCCATCGCCACTAGGCCCCCGCCAGGAGGGCCAGTTGGCACCTTGAACCTGGGCCAGCGGGTGCAGGGAACCCGCCAGCACGAGACTGGCGGCCAGGGAGCCGAGGAAGCGCGGTGTTTTCATGGTTCGAGAGGTCACACAGGGAACAGGTCCTCCACAAAACCACTCCGCGCCCTCCCCCGCTCACTTTTAACTTTTCACTCTCAACTTTTT contains these protein-coding regions:
- a CDS encoding PQQ-binding-like beta-propeller repeat protein, yielding MKTPRFLGSLAASLVLAGSLHPLAQVQGANWPSWRGPSGDGVTEETGLPTTWSATSANVKWKVPLPDRGNSTPVVWGDKVFLTQAAAGGRRELLCLDRKTGKVLWQQGVSYTEPETTHATNPYCSASPATDGERVVVSFGSAGLYAYDFAGKELWHRTDLGKQHHIWGNAASPVLAGDRVFLNFGPGENTALLCVDKKTGKTLWEHKEPGGASGEEGNKTWLGSWSDPLLRKVGSRYELIMTYPGRACAFDPITGKELWTCAGLNPLVYNSPLYSEADGIVVGMGGFGGMALAVKAGGSGDVTATHRLWHLPKVSQRIGSGVLYEGRHYILSDGGIAECRDLKTGEMVWSERLKGPGPSGQNWSSLVRSGDLLYAVNQGGDCFIFKAALKFELVSTNSLGERVIASIAVSDGELFIRGYRNLWCIGR